Proteins encoded in a region of the Thioalbus denitrificans genome:
- a CDS encoding lipoprotein-releasing ABC transporter permease subunit → MFRPLELFVGLRYTRAKRRNHFISFISLISMLGVALGVAALITVLSVMNGFEKELRERILGMAAHVTITGAEGEVRDWRAVAAPAGRDARVLDAAPFVSGQGMLSRGNAVHGVLVRGIDPALEPGVSDVGAKMVAGSLDALGAGEFAIVLGRELAYTLGAGIGDKVTLLIPQANVTVVGVEPRMKRFTVVGLFEVGMYDYDSALALLNLEDAARLFRLDAGAVSGVRLKLDDLYAAPLVVRELAGALPPGYRLTDWTRQHANFFRAIRIEKTVMFVILLLIVAVAAFNIVSTLVMTVTDKTSDIAILRTLGTTPRRIMLIFMVQGSLIGAIGTLIGVAGGVALALNVETIVPAIEHLFGIQFLSADVYYISELPSDMHWSDVLRISAASLGMGFFATLYPAWRASRTQPAEALRYE, encoded by the coding sequence ATGTTCAGACCTCTAGAGCTCTTTGTCGGCCTGCGTTATACCCGCGCCAAGCGCCGCAACCATTTCATCTCCTTCATCTCACTCATCTCCATGCTGGGCGTGGCCCTCGGCGTGGCCGCCCTGATTACGGTGCTGTCGGTGATGAACGGATTCGAGAAGGAACTGCGCGAGCGCATTCTCGGGATGGCCGCCCACGTGACCATCACCGGCGCCGAGGGCGAGGTGCGGGACTGGCGCGCCGTCGCCGCCCCGGCCGGACGCGATGCCCGCGTGCTGGACGCGGCGCCCTTCGTCAGCGGCCAGGGGATGCTCAGCCGCGGCAACGCAGTGCACGGCGTGCTGGTGCGCGGCATCGACCCGGCGCTTGAGCCCGGGGTCTCCGACGTGGGGGCGAAAATGGTGGCCGGGTCACTGGACGCGCTCGGCGCCGGGGAGTTCGCAATCGTCCTCGGCCGCGAACTTGCCTATACCCTCGGCGCCGGCATCGGCGACAAGGTCACACTCCTCATCCCCCAGGCCAACGTGACCGTGGTGGGGGTGGAGCCGCGCATGAAGCGCTTCACCGTGGTCGGCCTGTTCGAGGTGGGGATGTACGACTACGACAGCGCGCTCGCCCTGCTGAACCTGGAGGACGCGGCCCGGCTGTTCCGCCTCGACGCGGGGGCGGTGAGCGGGGTGCGGCTCAAGCTCGATGATCTCTACGCCGCACCGTTGGTGGTCCGTGAACTGGCCGGCGCCCTGCCGCCCGGCTACCGCCTGACCGACTGGACCCGCCAGCACGCCAACTTCTTCCGCGCCATCCGCATCGAGAAGACGGTGATGTTCGTCATTCTCCTGCTCATCGTCGCCGTGGCCGCCTTCAACATCGTCTCCACCCTGGTGATGACGGTGACCGACAAGACCAGCGACATCGCTATCCTGCGCACCCTGGGCACGACGCCGCGGCGCATCATGCTGATCTTCATGGTCCAGGGCTCGCTCATCGGCGCCATCGGCACCCTCATCGGCGTGGCGGGAGGGGTGGCGCTGGCGTTGAACGTGGAGACCATCGTGCCGGCCATCGAGCACCTGTTCGGCATCCAGTTCCTCTCCGCCGATGTCTACTACATCAGCGAGCTGCCCTCGGACATGCACTGGTCGGACGTGCTCCGCATCAGCGCCGCCTCCCTGGGCATGGGGTTCTTCGCCACTCTTTACCCGGCCTGGCGCGCATCGCGCACCCAGCCCGCGGAGGCCCTTCGCTATGAGTGA
- a CDS encoding Crp/Fnr family transcriptional regulator produces the protein MSGWISRFPSLADVADPLLRSSLSAVRVMELPSGATVFRGGDPCRNYLLVLEGSVRVQKVSESGREILLYRVESGQSCILTTACLLAGEDYAAEAVTETPVRAVAIPLGLFHEAMGASRPFREFVFRAYAERITSLILLVEAVAFGRMDVRLARCLLERAGDGAELNTTHQDLATELGTAREVISRLLKEFERTGLVRLQRGRIILDDSAELGRIASGAGGNTP, from the coding sequence ATGAGCGGATGGATTTCGCGCTTTCCGTCCCTGGCGGACGTGGCGGACCCCCTGCTGCGCAGCAGCCTGTCCGCGGTCCGCGTCATGGAGCTTCCCTCAGGCGCAACCGTCTTTCGCGGTGGCGATCCCTGCCGCAACTACCTGCTGGTGCTCGAAGGCTCGGTGCGGGTGCAGAAGGTCTCCGAATCGGGCCGGGAGATACTGCTCTATCGCGTCGAGAGCGGCCAGTCCTGCATCCTGACCACCGCCTGCCTGCTGGCCGGGGAGGACTACGCCGCCGAGGCGGTCACCGAGACGCCGGTACGGGCGGTGGCCATTCCGCTGGGCCTGTTCCATGAGGCGATGGGGGCCTCGCGCCCGTTCCGGGAGTTTGTCTTCCGCGCCTATGCCGAGCGCATCACCAGCCTCATCCTGCTGGTGGAGGCCGTGGCCTTCGGCCGCATGGACGTGCGCCTGGCCCGCTGCCTGCTGGAGCGGGCCGGCGATGGCGCGGAGCTGAACACCACCCACCAGGACCTGGCCACGGAGCTCGGCACCGCGCGGGAGGTCATCAGCCGCCTGCTGAAGGAGTTCGAGCGTACCGGCCTGGTCCGCCTGCAGCGGGGCCGGATCATCCTGGACGACAGCGCCGAGCTGGGGCGGATTGCCTCCGGCGCAGGCGGCAACACGCCCTGA
- a CDS encoding YgaP family membrane protein yields MKTNVGGIDKILRIVVGLALVAAAATGYLGVWAWIGVVPLVTGLMGWCPAYSLFGMSTCPAKK; encoded by the coding sequence ATGAAGACCAACGTTGGTGGTATCGACAAGATTCTGCGCATCGTGGTGGGCCTGGCCCTGGTGGCCGCCGCCGCGACCGGTTACCTGGGCGTGTGGGCCTGGATCGGCGTCGTGCCCCTGGTCACCGGCCTGATGGGCTGGTGCCCCGCCTACAGCCTGTTCGGCATGAGCACCTGCCCGGCCAAGAAGTAG
- a CDS encoding sigma-54 interaction domain-containing protein, with translation MKDETVKQPTCEQVMDIIPEPFVIVDRDYRIIAANSHYRRCYAEEDQEIIGRHCYEISHHSHQPCSRHGETCPLESVFENNAPLQVMHIHRDRDDNEEYVQINAAPLLDASGKVLYMGEQLSHLNARVSSQTLLVGRSQPLLHMMSLLHRVAPTQTTVLLQGESGTGKECVSEYLHHFSSRSSGPFVVVDCGTLGESLIESELFGHEKGAFTGASSRKIGLFEAANGGTLFIDEIGEMPLGLQTKLLRVLETGTIRRLGGTDYRHVDVRILAATNRDLRGLVEAGDFREDLYYRLSAFPVHIPPLRERKDDIPALAEHFLSNLLEDGDRHLPLSPDVIQALLEYDYPGNVRELRNIIERAAILACDEPMGVDHLVFERPWEGRPDSGPDPEPVTAGLLHRRRGRLTDEAIVAALERHAGHRGQAASELGVSERTLYRHLRRLRIS, from the coding sequence ATGAAAGACGAAACGGTCAAACAGCCCACCTGCGAGCAGGTGATGGACATCATCCCGGAGCCCTTCGTCATCGTCGACCGCGACTACCGGATCATCGCCGCCAACTCCCATTATCGCCGCTGCTACGCGGAGGAGGATCAGGAGATCATCGGGCGCCACTGCTACGAGATCTCCCACCACTCCCACCAGCCCTGCAGCCGCCACGGCGAGACCTGTCCCCTGGAGTCGGTGTTCGAGAACAATGCACCGCTCCAGGTCATGCACATCCATCGTGATCGCGACGACAACGAGGAGTATGTGCAGATCAATGCCGCGCCGCTCCTCGATGCCTCCGGGAAGGTGCTGTACATGGGCGAGCAGCTCTCGCACCTGAACGCCCGCGTCTCCAGCCAGACCCTGCTGGTGGGGCGTTCCCAGCCGCTGCTGCACATGATGAGCCTGCTCCACCGGGTGGCGCCCACGCAGACCACGGTGCTGCTGCAGGGCGAGAGCGGCACGGGAAAGGAGTGCGTGTCGGAGTATCTGCACCATTTCTCGAGCCGCAGCAGCGGCCCGTTCGTCGTGGTGGATTGCGGCACGCTGGGGGAGAGCCTCATCGAGAGTGAGCTTTTCGGCCACGAGAAGGGGGCCTTCACCGGCGCCTCGAGCCGCAAGATCGGCCTGTTCGAGGCGGCCAACGGCGGCACCCTGTTCATCGACGAGATCGGCGAGATGCCGCTGGGGCTGCAGACCAAGCTGTTGCGGGTGCTGGAGACCGGCACCATCCGCCGCCTGGGGGGGACCGACTACCGGCACGTGGACGTGCGCATCCTGGCTGCCACCAACCGCGACCTCCGGGGCCTGGTGGAGGCCGGTGACTTCCGCGAGGATCTCTACTACCGGCTGTCGGCCTTTCCCGTCCACATTCCGCCCCTGCGGGAGCGCAAGGACGATATCCCCGCCCTGGCCGAGCACTTCCTCTCCAACCTGCTGGAGGACGGCGACCGCCACCTGCCGTTGTCCCCGGACGTCATCCAGGCCCTGCTGGAGTACGACTACCCGGGCAACGTGCGCGAACTGCGGAACATCATCGAGCGGGCCGCGATCCTGGCCTGCGACGAGCCCATGGGTGTGGACCACCTGGTTTTCGAGCGCCCCTGGGAAGGTCGTCCCGATTCCGGGCCCGATCCCGAGCCGGTGACCGCGGGGCTGCTCCACCGGCGCCGTGGCCGACTCACCGACGAGGCCATAGTGGCGGCCCTCGAGCGCCATGCCGGCCACCGCGGCCAGGCCGCAAGCGAACTGGGCGTCAGCGAGCGCACCCTCTATCGCCACCTCCGCCGCCTGCGCATCAGCTGA
- a CDS encoding NAD(P)/FAD-dependent oxidoreductase, producing MAHVVILGCGTGGMPAAYEIKETLGSGHKVTVVHNSETFQFVPSNPWVAVGWRSRKEVTFPIAPYLNRKGIDFKPVPAKEIKADDNQLVLEDGTVLDYDFLVIATGPKLAFEEVEGAGPGGHTHSVCTVDHAERAYDDWKDLVKEPGPVVVGAVQGASCYGPAYEFAFIMDADLRKRKMRDRVPMTFVTAEPYIGHLGLGGVGDSKGMLESELRQRHIPWICNAKVTKVEAGKMFVAEHNDKGEVIKEHELPFKFGMMLPAFKGVDAVAAVGDDLCNPRGFVKVDPYQRNPKWNNIYSVGVCIAIPPVEATPVPTGAPKTGYMIESMVTATAHNIEAAIAGKDPVEKATWNAICLADMGDTGAAFVALPQIPPRNVAWMKKGKWVHLAKVAFEKYFIRKMKKGSTEPLYEKYILKAMGIGKLK from the coding sequence ATGGCACATGTGGTAATTCTCGGTTGTGGTACGGGCGGCATGCCGGCGGCATATGAGATCAAGGAGACGCTGGGCAGCGGTCACAAGGTCACGGTGGTGCACAATTCGGAGACTTTCCAGTTTGTGCCGTCCAACCCCTGGGTCGCCGTGGGCTGGCGTTCGCGCAAGGAAGTGACCTTCCCCATCGCGCCCTACCTGAACCGCAAGGGAATCGACTTCAAGCCGGTCCCGGCGAAGGAGATCAAGGCCGACGACAACCAGCTCGTGCTCGAGGACGGCACCGTCCTGGACTACGACTTCCTGGTCATCGCCACCGGCCCCAAGCTGGCCTTCGAGGAGGTGGAGGGTGCCGGTCCGGGCGGGCATACCCATTCCGTCTGCACCGTGGATCACGCCGAGCGCGCCTATGACGACTGGAAGGACCTGGTCAAGGAGCCCGGCCCGGTCGTGGTGGGTGCGGTGCAGGGCGCCTCCTGCTACGGCCCGGCCTACGAGTTCGCCTTCATCATGGACGCGGATCTGCGCAAGCGTAAGATGCGCGACCGGGTCCCCATGACCTTCGTCACCGCCGAGCCCTATATCGGCCACCTCGGCCTGGGGGGGGTGGGTGACTCCAAGGGGATGCTGGAATCGGAGCTGCGCCAGCGCCACATTCCCTGGATCTGCAACGCCAAGGTCACCAAGGTCGAAGCCGGCAAGATGTTCGTCGCCGAGCACAATGACAAGGGCGAGGTGATCAAGGAGCACGAACTGCCGTTCAAGTTCGGCATGATGCTGCCGGCCTTCAAGGGTGTGGACGCCGTGGCCGCGGTGGGTGACGACCTCTGCAATCCCCGCGGATTCGTCAAGGTGGACCCCTATCAGCGCAACCCCAAGTGGAACAACATCTACTCGGTGGGCGTGTGTATCGCCATCCCGCCGGTGGAGGCGACCCCGGTTCCCACCGGCGCGCCCAAGACCGGCTACATGATCGAGTCCATGGTGACCGCCACCGCCCACAACATCGAGGCGGCCATCGCCGGGAAGGATCCGGTCGAGAAGGCCACCTGGAATGCCATCTGCCTCGCCGACATGGGTGATACCGGCGCCGCCTTCGTGGCCCTGCCGCAGATTCCCCCGCGCAACGTGGCCTGGATGAAGAAGGGCAAGTGGGTGCACCTGGCCAAGGTGGCCTTCGAGAAGTACTTCATCCGCAAGATGAAGAAGGGCAGCACCGAGCCGCTCTACGAGAAGTACATCCTGAAGGCGATGGGCATCGGCAAGCTCAAGTAA
- the mfd gene encoding transcription-repair coupling factor has protein sequence MNSPKPRSETRTDLTLDPRHPPLPATGERLRWGNLHGSSTALAVSNAARDHAGPVLVICTDTLAANRLEEELRFYTGASETCPVLVLPDWETLPYDRFSPHQDITSRRLETLYRLGDLRHGLVIAPVSTLMHRFPPRSYLDAGTLMLEQGQRLDLERLRKRLEAGGYLCVPQVMEHGEFAVRGSLIDIYPMGSALPYRVDLFDDEVDTLRTFDPETQRSVDVVERIRLLPAREFPLDEAAVTRFRQAWRAAFAGDPSGCPTYQDVSQGIAPAGVEYYLPLFFESCATLFDYLPEATLVTYTAGVLSSAETFWDEAGERHEQLRHDSSHPLLPPARLFLQAHELFASLAAYSRVEIHRDPLDPGAAHRNFATDPPPSLTVDRRAEQPLQRLAGFLDAFAGRVLLCAETAGRRESLLELLQQLPLQPRACDSWQSFVDSEAQAAIAVAPLDQGILLPAGGLAVITESQLFGEQIRQRRRRVRTRERDSDAVVRDLTELRTGAAVVHEEHGVGRYLGLQVIQLGDQAGEFLTLEYAGGDKLYVPVSSLHLVSRYTGVDPDQAPLHRLGSEQWQKARRKAAEQVRDVAAELLDLYARRAARKGHAFDYATDQYAAFAESFPFEETPDQEQAIESVLADLRSPRPMDRLVCGDVGFGKTEVAMRAAFVAVQDGRQVAVLVPTTLLAQQHYDNFRDRFADWPVRIEVLSRFGGKRQQGETLDAVADGRADIVIGTHKLLQENVRFKRLGLVIIDEEHRFGVRQKERLKTLRSEVDILTLTATPIPRTLNMAISGMRDLSIIATPPARRLSIKTFVRERNSAVIREAILREVLRGGQVYYLHNEVESIERLAREVEALVPEARVSIAHGQMRERELERVMSDFYHRRFNVLVCTTIIETGIDIPTANTIIMDRADKFGLAQMHQLRGRVGRSHHQAYAYLFTPPRRQLTPDAVKRLDAIEQLEDLGAGFALATHDLEIRGAGELLGEGQSGNMQAVGFGLYMEMLERAVKALKEGREPELDKPFGHDAEVDLHLPAFIPGDYLPDVPARLTLYKRIASAADERALEELQVEMIDRFGLLPPQVKNLFRATGLKLKARPLGVLRLEAGTDGGRIEFRDQPDIDPMRIIELLQSRPNVYRLDGQTKLRFNMPLETVDRRFEAVEELLLRLGRRDAA, from the coding sequence ATGAACTCGCCGAAACCCCGCTCAGAAACACGCACCGACCTGACCCTGGATCCCCGCCACCCCCCGCTCCCGGCGACCGGTGAACGGTTGCGCTGGGGAAACCTTCACGGCAGCAGCACCGCGCTGGCCGTCAGCAACGCCGCGCGGGATCACGCAGGACCGGTGCTGGTCATCTGCACCGACACCCTGGCGGCCAACCGGCTGGAGGAGGAGTTGCGGTTCTACACCGGAGCCTCCGAGACCTGCCCGGTACTGGTGCTCCCCGACTGGGAAACCCTTCCCTACGACCGTTTCTCCCCCCACCAGGACATCACCTCGCGGCGGCTGGAAACGCTCTACCGGCTCGGGGATCTGCGGCACGGGCTGGTGATCGCGCCGGTGAGCACGCTGATGCACCGGTTCCCGCCCCGCAGCTACCTGGATGCGGGCACCCTGATGCTCGAGCAGGGCCAGCGGCTCGACCTCGAACGGCTGCGCAAGCGGCTCGAGGCGGGCGGCTACCTCTGCGTCCCCCAGGTGATGGAGCACGGAGAGTTCGCGGTCCGGGGCTCGCTCATCGACATCTACCCCATGGGCAGCGCCCTGCCCTACCGCGTCGATCTCTTCGACGACGAGGTGGACACCCTCCGCACCTTCGACCCGGAGACCCAGCGCAGCGTCGATGTGGTGGAGCGGATCCGCCTGCTGCCGGCCCGGGAGTTTCCCCTCGACGAGGCGGCGGTAACCCGTTTCCGCCAGGCCTGGCGGGCCGCCTTCGCCGGCGACCCCTCCGGCTGCCCCACCTACCAGGATGTGAGCCAGGGTATCGCGCCGGCGGGAGTGGAATACTACCTGCCGCTGTTCTTCGAAAGCTGCGCCACCCTGTTCGACTACCTGCCGGAAGCGACCCTGGTGACCTACACCGCCGGAGTGCTTTCCAGCGCGGAAACCTTCTGGGACGAGGCCGGAGAACGCCACGAGCAGTTGCGTCACGACAGCAGCCACCCCCTGCTCCCCCCGGCCCGGCTCTTCCTCCAGGCCCACGAACTGTTCGCTTCCCTGGCCGCCTATTCCCGGGTCGAGATACACCGGGATCCCCTCGATCCCGGCGCCGCCCACCGCAACTTCGCCACCGACCCGCCGCCGTCCCTGACCGTGGATCGGCGCGCGGAGCAGCCCCTGCAGCGCCTGGCCGGTTTTCTCGACGCCTTCGCCGGACGGGTGCTGCTGTGCGCCGAGACCGCGGGACGGCGCGAGAGTCTCCTGGAGTTGCTGCAGCAGCTGCCGCTGCAGCCCCGGGCGTGCGACTCATGGCAATCCTTCGTGGACTCGGAAGCGCAGGCCGCCATTGCCGTGGCACCGCTCGACCAGGGCATTCTGCTCCCGGCCGGAGGGCTTGCCGTCATCACCGAGTCCCAGCTGTTCGGTGAACAGATCCGCCAGCGCCGGCGCCGGGTCCGCACCCGCGAACGGGACAGTGACGCGGTGGTCCGCGATCTCACCGAGCTGCGCACCGGCGCGGCGGTGGTGCACGAGGAACACGGCGTCGGACGCTACCTGGGCCTGCAGGTGATCCAGCTGGGAGACCAGGCCGGAGAGTTCCTCACCCTGGAGTACGCCGGAGGCGACAAACTCTACGTCCCGGTCTCCAGCCTGCACCTGGTGAGCCGCTACACCGGCGTCGACCCCGACCAGGCCCCCCTGCACCGGTTGGGCAGTGAGCAGTGGCAGAAGGCGCGCCGCAAGGCCGCCGAACAGGTTCGCGACGTGGCCGCCGAACTGCTCGACCTCTATGCCCGGCGCGCCGCGCGCAAGGGCCATGCCTTCGATTACGCGACCGACCAGTACGCCGCCTTCGCCGAATCCTTCCCGTTCGAGGAGACACCGGACCAGGAGCAGGCCATCGAGTCCGTCCTGGCCGATCTCCGCTCCCCCCGGCCGATGGACCGGCTGGTCTGCGGCGACGTGGGCTTCGGCAAGACGGAAGTGGCCATGCGGGCGGCTTTCGTCGCCGTGCAGGACGGCCGCCAGGTGGCGGTGCTGGTGCCCACCACCCTGCTGGCCCAGCAGCACTACGACAACTTCAGGGATCGCTTCGCCGACTGGCCGGTGCGCATCGAGGTCCTGTCCCGCTTCGGCGGCAAGCGGCAGCAGGGCGAGACGCTGGATGCCGTGGCCGACGGTCGCGCCGACATCGTCATCGGCACCCACAAGCTGCTGCAGGAGAATGTCCGCTTCAAGCGCCTGGGCCTGGTGATCATCGACGAGGAACACCGCTTCGGCGTACGCCAGAAGGAGCGGCTGAAGACACTGCGCAGCGAGGTGGACATCCTCACCCTGACCGCGACACCGATCCCCAGGACCCTGAACATGGCCATCTCCGGCATGCGGGATCTCTCCATCATCGCCACGCCACCGGCACGCCGGCTTTCCATCAAGACCTTCGTGCGCGAGCGCAACAGCGCGGTGATCCGCGAGGCCATACTGCGCGAGGTGCTGCGCGGGGGCCAGGTCTACTATCTCCACAACGAGGTGGAGAGCATCGAGCGGCTTGCCCGCGAGGTGGAGGCCCTGGTGCCCGAGGCACGGGTGAGCATCGCCCATGGGCAGATGCGGGAGCGGGAGCTGGAACGGGTGATGTCGGACTTCTACCACCGGCGCTTCAATGTGCTGGTGTGCACCACCATCATCGAGACCGGCATCGACATCCCCACCGCCAACACCATCATCATGGACCGCGCCGACAAGTTCGGCCTGGCCCAGATGCACCAGCTGCGTGGCCGCGTGGGGCGCTCCCACCACCAGGCCTACGCCTATCTGTTCACGCCGCCGCGGCGGCAGCTGACGCCCGACGCGGTGAAGCGCCTGGACGCCATCGAGCAGCTGGAGGATCTCGGCGCCGGGTTCGCCCTGGCCACCCACGACCTGGAGATCCGCGGCGCCGGCGAGCTGCTGGGCGAGGGACAGAGCGGCAACATGCAGGCGGTCGGATTCGGCCTCTACATGGAGATGCTGGAGCGGGCGGTAAAGGCGCTGAAGGAGGGACGGGAGCCGGAGCTGGACAAGCCCTTCGGACACGACGCCGAGGTCGACCTGCACCTCCCGGCCTTCATTCCCGGGGACTACCTGCCGGACGTCCCCGCCCGGCTCACCCTCTACAAGCGGATCGCCAGCGCCGCGGACGAACGGGCCCTGGAAGAGCTCCAGGTGGAGATGATCGACCGCTTCGGGCTCCTGCCCCCGCAGGTGAAGAACCTGTTCCGCGCAACCGGGCTGAAGCTCAAGGCCCGGCCACTGGGCGTCCTCAGGCTCGAGGCCGGCACGGATGGCGGCCGCATCGAGTTCCGGGACCAGCCCGATATCGACCCCATGCGCATCATCGAGCTGCTGCAGTCCAGGCCGAATGTCTACCGCCTGGACGGACAGACCAAGCTGCGCTTCAACATGCCCCTGGAAACGGTCGATCGGCGCTTCGAGGCCGTGGAGGAGCTGCTCCTCAGGCTGGGCCGCAGGGACGCGGCCTGA